A region of Moorena sp. SIOASIH DNA encodes the following proteins:
- a CDS encoding DUF3352 domain-containing protein, whose translation MTKNKKSFLLLIFAAAVLVVGGGVTAYWLLVRRHILQPNIQVSTQLVPQNAFFTASISTDSKQWQQLLKYGTTESRQVLEKQLAQLQENLLTANGYNYQQDIKPWLGQEVTLAYFSPRDLSPAVLSNDQSVFPSLIVLPIDKLTEAMELFKKAKSQSGKQWVERTYRGIQIYETNKSNSQKYSVAVLGRFLVVSENPKIIDQVIDTYKGAISVASKSGYQDAIAQIKTDQSFAQLYINLPTFLAAVAADAQEQPETTAAKPLKQDIVTTVTLAPKGISFEGISWVKPRSTVKASNETSGSFLPRRMPASTLAIISGGNIRQFWQYYTEQGALNTLMPISPDNFQAGLKTTLGLDWEKDLLSWMEGEFALALIPMSPEQLALQDNPYSAPLGAGIALMVKVSDRSSAQATLQQLDDLITNSYQLPVVETQVNGQPMVSWTATLGGVNATHGWLEGNVVFFTLGAPIASEVVPQPQKTLIQAPLFQNTVPTKPNPNTGQFFLDVERTLNSSNLNIAQLPTEQETLAKAINTIGLTVAKIDPNRTRFQLFVQLKKQSQPSKAAETKKGDNQQKP comes from the coding sequence ATGACCAAAAACAAGAAATCTTTTCTACTGCTAATTTTTGCAGCAGCCGTCTTGGTAGTAGGCGGTGGAGTAACCGCTTACTGGTTGCTAGTGCGGCGGCATATTTTACAACCAAATATTCAAGTAAGTACCCAGTTAGTTCCGCAAAATGCCTTTTTTACCGCATCAATTTCTACAGACTCCAAACAATGGCAACAGTTGCTAAAGTATGGCACAACTGAATCTCGACAAGTTTTGGAAAAACAGCTTGCTCAGTTGCAGGAAAATTTACTAACTGCTAACGGCTACAACTATCAGCAAGATATCAAACCTTGGTTGGGTCAAGAAGTTACCCTAGCATACTTTAGCCCTAGAGATTTATCACCAGCAGTCTTATCAAACGATCAATCAGTTTTTCCCAGTTTGATTGTACTACCCATTGACAAACTAACCGAAGCAATGGAGCTGTTCAAAAAAGCCAAGTCTCAATCAGGGAAACAGTGGGTTGAGAGAACCTACAGAGGTATTCAGATTTACGAAACCAACAAGAGTAACTCCCAAAAGTACTCAGTAGCAGTGCTGGGGCGTTTTCTAGTAGTGAGTGAAAACCCCAAAATTATTGATCAGGTGATTGACACCTACAAAGGAGCTATTTCCGTAGCTAGTAAGTCTGGCTACCAAGATGCGATCGCTCAGATTAAAACTGATCAGTCCTTTGCTCAGTTGTATATTAATCTACCAACTTTTTTAGCCGCAGTAGCCGCTGATGCCCAGGAGCAGCCTGAAACAACAGCAGCTAAACCCTTAAAGCAAGACATAGTCACAACAGTAACCCTAGCACCAAAGGGGATAAGTTTTGAAGGGATTTCCTGGGTCAAACCCAGAAGCACTGTTAAGGCCAGTAACGAAACTAGCGGTTCTTTTTTGCCTAGACGGATGCCAGCGAGTACCCTAGCCATTATATCTGGGGGTAACATCAGACAATTTTGGCAATACTATACCGAACAAGGAGCATTAAATACTTTAATGCCCATTTCCCCAGACAATTTCCAAGCTGGATTGAAAACCACCTTAGGCTTGGATTGGGAAAAGGATTTACTATCTTGGATGGAAGGGGAGTTTGCCCTAGCCTTAATACCAATGTCTCCCGAACAACTGGCGCTTCAGGATAACCCTTACTCTGCTCCCTTAGGAGCTGGGATAGCATTGATGGTAAAAGTAAGCGATCGCTCTAGTGCTCAAGCAACTCTACAGCAATTGGATGACTTAATCACTAATAGTTATCAGTTACCCGTAGTAGAAACTCAGGTGAACGGTCAACCAATGGTGAGCTGGACAGCTACTCTAGGAGGGGTAAATGCTACCCACGGCTGGTTAGAAGGGAATGTAGTCTTCTTCACCCTAGGAGCCCCCATTGCTAGTGAAGTGGTCCCTCAACCCCAAAAGACACTAATTCAAGCACCTCTGTTTCAAAACACCGTACCAACCAAACCTAATCCCAACACTGGTCAATTTTTCCTTGATGTTGAGCGTACCCTCAACAGCAGTAATCTCAATATCGCCCAACTACCAACCGAGCAAGAAACCTTAGCAAAGGCAATTAATACCATCGGCTTAACGGTTGCCAAAATCGACCCCAATCGTACCCGCTTTCAACTTTTTGTTCAGTTGAAAAAACAGTCTCAACCCAGTAAAGCTGCTGAAACTAAGAAAGGGGATAATCAGCAAAAACCCTAG
- the cofH gene encoding 7,8-didemethyl-8-hydroxy-5-deazariboflavin synthase subunit CofH yields MPVITTSVDTILNRALGGVDISPDEGVVLLKQTEPQAVASIQETADRLRYKQVGDTVTYVINRNINFTNICTQHCSFCAFRRDASDEGAYWLDWQQIHQKAADAVRRNATEICMQGGLNPKAKMNGSTLPYYLGLVKTIKQDFPQLHLHAFSPQEVQFIAEQDGLSYAQVIAQLQEAGVGSMPGTAAEILDDDVRRILCPEKTNTATWLEIVSTAHQLGMPTTSTMLSGHIETPQQQMTHLEKLRSLQQKACNQGYPGLITEFILLPFVGQEAPKPLRHRVGRDQPVLKDALLLTAVARIFLGNWIKNHQPSWVKLGLAGATDALKWGCNDIGGTLMEEHITTMAGAMGGTCMEVETLQAAIQSLGRPYQQRDTIYT; encoded by the coding sequence ATGCCTGTGATTACCACTAGTGTTGATACTATTCTCAACCGTGCCTTAGGGGGTGTTGATATATCACCCGATGAAGGGGTTGTGCTTTTGAAGCAAACTGAACCTCAGGCCGTAGCGTCAATTCAAGAAACTGCGGATCGGTTGCGCTATAAACAAGTCGGGGATACCGTTACCTATGTTATCAACCGTAATATCAACTTTACAAATATCTGTACCCAGCACTGTAGTTTCTGTGCTTTTCGGCGGGATGCCTCTGACGAGGGTGCTTATTGGCTCGATTGGCAGCAAATTCATCAAAAGGCAGCGGATGCGGTGCGGCGGAATGCTACAGAAATTTGCATGCAGGGCGGACTCAACCCCAAGGCAAAGATGAATGGGTCAACCTTGCCCTATTACCTAGGGTTGGTAAAAACCATTAAGCAAGACTTTCCTCAGCTGCATCTCCATGCTTTCTCTCCCCAGGAAGTGCAATTTATTGCTGAGCAAGATGGACTTAGCTATGCTCAGGTAATTGCTCAACTACAAGAGGCTGGTGTTGGTTCAATGCCAGGAACAGCAGCAGAGATTTTAGATGATGATGTCCGACGTATTCTCTGTCCAGAAAAGACCAATACCGCCACTTGGCTAGAGATTGTGTCAACAGCTCATCAACTGGGAATGCCCACAACCAGTACCATGCTCTCGGGTCATATTGAGACACCCCAACAACAAATGACACACTTGGAAAAATTGCGATCGCTTCAACAAAAAGCCTGTAACCAGGGATACCCTGGCTTAATCACTGAATTTATCTTACTGCCCTTTGTCGGACAGGAAGCCCCGAAACCATTACGCCATCGTGTTGGACGGGATCAACCGGTCTTGAAAGATGCTCTATTACTCACAGCTGTAGCTCGGATTTTCCTAGGGAACTGGATTAAAAATCACCAACCCAGTTGGGTAAAACTTGGTCTTGCTGGGGCGACAGATGCCCTTAAATGGGGTTGTAATGATATTGGTGGCACATTAATGGAGGAGCATATCACCACCATGGCCGGAGCTATGGGGGGTACCTGTATGGAAGTAGAAACATTACAAGCAGCCATTCAATCCCTTGGGCGTCCTTATCAGCAACGAGATACGATCTACACCTAA